ACAACAGGTGACGCACCAGGAGATAATAGTAATTTGTCATAACTTTCTTGGTACTCACCAGTTGGTGTTTTGATCGTTACGGTTTTAGCTTGACGGTCAATTGCTACGACTTCATTATTAACACGGACATCTAAATTAAAACGCGCTTTTAAACCTTCAGGGGTATTTAATAATAATTCTGAACGCTCTGAAATCTCACCAGAAACATAATAGGGTAGACCACAGTTCGCAAAAGAAACATAATCTCCTTTATCCAATACAATAATTTCAGCTGTTTCATCTAAACGTCTTAAACGCGTTGCCGCAGACATCCCACCCGCTACACCACCAACAATAATCACTTTCATTCTTTATTTACCGCCTTTCGTAGGTCCTTGCCAAGCCCCCATGCCACCACGTACACTATAAGCATCGACACCTTGTTTCACTAATTTTTTCACGACTGACTGACTACTCATACCGGCATAACAAACGACAAACACTTCTTGTCCTGCTTTAAAATTTTGTTGAACCGCTTGATCGGCTGTTAAATTTTTTGCACCTGGGATATGTCCTTCTTTAAACGCATCTGCTTGACGAA
This is a stretch of genomic DNA from Vagococcus zengguangii. It encodes these proteins:
- a CDS encoding rhodanese-like domain-containing protein, with the protein product MLFFDKTPSVSGETVLNKLNEKPMIIDIRQADAFKEGHIPGAKNLTADQAVQQNFKAGQEVFVVCYAGMSSQSVVKKLVKQGVDAYSVRGGMGAWQGPTKGGK